The Apium graveolens cultivar Ventura chromosome 11, ASM990537v1, whole genome shotgun sequence genome has a window encoding:
- the LOC141695332 gene encoding EPIDERMAL PATTERNING FACTOR-like protein 9, with translation MANLKLLNLLLLFFILMWAAQITQGSGPQRVHRISAAGENDFQVHDKEWIRINARRLMIGSVAPTCTYNECRGCKFRCRAEQVPVEGNDPMNSAYHYKCICHR, from the exons ATGGCCAACCTTAAACTACTCAACTTACTCTTGCTATTCTTCATCTTAATGTGGGCTGCACAAATTACACAAG GGTCCGGTCCTCAACGTGTTCATCGTATTTCAGCAGCAGGGGAAAATGACTTCCAG GTTCATGACAAGGAGTGGATTCGCATTAATGCAAGAAGGTTGATGATTGGTTCTGTCGCTCCAACTTGCACTTACAACGAATGCAGAGGATGCAAGTTCAGGTGCAGAGCTGAGCAAGTTCCAGTGGAAGGAAACGATCCCATGAACAGCGCATATCATTACAAATGTATTTGCCATAGGTAA
- the LOC141697522 gene encoding cytochrome P450 71A8-like, translated as MGTDTTYTVLEWAMVELLRHPQVTKKVPNELRLIGRNQLDIIAQDDYEKIPYLKAVIKETLRIHPTLPLIVPREARNNVNIMGYDIVAGTMVLINAYAIGRETALWDEPDEFRPERFLNSSIDFRGHDFELELQMKRVVREQNSGSARLSELGSARFLKRADGEQKNKLG; from the exons ATGG GAACTGATACTACATACACAGTTTTAGAATGGGCAATGGTTGAACTGCTAAGGCACCCCCAGGTCACGAAGAAAGTGCCAAATGAGTTGAGATTAATTGGCAGGAACCAATTAGACATAATTGCCCAAGATGATTATGAGAAGATACCTTACTTGAAAGCAGTGATCAAAGAAACTCTTCGCATACATCCTACACTCCCATTAATAGTTCCACGAGAAGCAAGGAACAATGTTAATATTATGGGATATGACATTGTTGCTGGAACCATGGTTCTCATAAATGCCTATGCAATTGGAAGAGAGACAGCTCTGTGGGATGAACCAGATGAGTTTAGGCCAGAGAGGTTCTTGAATTCATCTATAGATTTCAGAGGCCATGACTTCGAGCTAGAGCTGCAAATGAAAAGAGTCGTTCGTGAACAAAATTCGGGATCGGCTCGTTTAAGTGAACTTGGCTCGGCTCGTTTTCTTAAACGAGCCGATGGCGAACAAAAAAACAAACTCGGATAa